The genomic stretch TATTTCTTCTATATAGAATCTGTTTTTATTGCCCTCCTGACTCCCAAATGACATTTGGTATATCACCTTTCTCTCAGACATTTGTAACACACAAGGAATATAAGGAATATAAGGAATTGAATACATCGCTGTATAGAGAGTATGAAATATGATCTTTTAAGAAAGTATTACCACTGTGTTCTACACAATCACTTATTATACTGGCAGGGGGAATGATTTCTGAGGTAACCACAGACACAAACATTGCCCATGTGCTTTAGCAGTGCTTAACATCCGTCTCCATGTTCCACATCTTCTAGGTGtctgttgtcttttctttcttggtcctGACCCTCAATGCTGAGTCTCACAAAACTAACTCTAGAGCTGCAGGCTACAAGTTTATTTGATAGCAATATTTATTAGCCTCCAGCTATAAAAATCTGAGTGGCATAAGCATATGATGCGTCTATCGAATTTTTGGTGAGCATTCTCGGCGTAAAGAGTCCTGAAATAAATCTCTAAACATTTCTGTAACTTGGTACAGACTACACTGGTCGGAAATACGGGAACAGATGATTTAAGGGAGAGGGAAGCTCCGCCTAATCCTCAAGACGCAATTTCTAGGCGCCGCCAGTTAACGCGGGGGCCTATCCTCCCGCGGTGGCTCAGATAGCCTTCTCCAAACGTGGTTGCTGAGGAAACTACATTACCCAGGATTCTCCGCGATGCTGGGTTAATGAAGGCCCGATAGAGGGGCGTTTCCGTTGGTGCGGGAGACGTCAGGGAGGGATTTCCGTTCCCTTCTTGAGCggacattttgtttgcttttggatTAGCCCGCCAGGTCAGACTTCAGATCACCGTGTCAGGCCTGAGTGACAGGAGAGAGCAAACGCGAGAGGGGGCGTTGTCTTCTAAACAGAGGCGGGCCCACTGGCCGTTAATGACCCCTTCCCATCAGCGCGCCTTCCCCGGTCCGCAGGTTCcggtggcggcggcggctctGAAAGACCTGGCGCAGGTGGGTGCCGCGCCCTCGAGTCCCCCCGCGGCCTCCGTTTCTGAACACAGAGTCTCGAATGAGGGCCGCCTCAGGCCCCCACAGCTCCGGCCTCTGTGTCCAGGCAGCAGGACGCTCCTATTGGGTCCCATATCTGACAGCCGTTGTGGTGGGGTGTGGAAGGACGTTGTGGAAGGCGGAGGGACGGGCGTATGCAAAGgctgggggcggagggagggcgACACTGACCGAGCATTTGGGAACTCCGGAGTCATAGGTGTGTGAAAGGGTCAGAGGATGTGTGAAGAGGAGTCACACCTGCAGTGTCAGCCTGAGCAGTTGTGCCTTCGTGGTGCGCGTGCCGGCAGCTAACGAAGAGGGACTGCTTCTGGAACAAACTTGGGGTGGAGGTTAGATGATGAAGACGGTGAAGCACAGAAAGCCTTAGTCCAAGGTAACACAGCTGTTAGGTGGCCCTAGAGACCGAGGCACAGAGGTGAGCCAGTCAGCCCCGGGTCTTTGTGGCCGGGCAGGAGTAGGGGATAGGCATGAGCTCCTTCGTGGTTGTTTGTCTCTCACAATCTTCCTCTTCTTACAGGTTCGGATGAACTCGGAAGTAATTATGGGCCCTGCACAGGTGAGGGAAGGGCACCTGTGCTCTCATCCatcccactcccaccctcacccccaatgGTCTCCAGGATTGTGGGATCATACAACACTCTACGTATACTCTCCCAGCTCTTGATTCTGAGGAACCTGGAGAGAGCCTCAGCCCAGGGTTTTGAGTTCAGGCCAGGGGTTATATGGAAGGATTCCCGTTTTGGGTAACTGCTGGAGTATGATGTGGACAGTTTTTCCAGGTACAGGAACCAATATGTGCAAATACTTGGAGGAGAGACTGAGATAGAAGTTTTCAAGAAACAACAGTTCTCCCCCATGTGTGATAGGAATCAGGAACAGGTGGACAGGAGTCAGGTCTGGAGTGGACAGCTGACAAGCTGTGTCTCTGTTCTGAGGATTGTGTAGCCATGTGGGTACCAAGCAGAGGAGGGAGGTGATCTGATTCAGGTTTTAACAGGACCCCTCTGGATGCCAAGTGGAGAATGGACTGTGTGTGGTGAGGGTAAAGGATATAATAATATAGACAAGGAGACCAGGAGGAGGCTGCTTCAAAATTCCaggtgactaaaaaaaaaaaaaaaaaaaaaaaaaaagattccaggtGACTCATAGTGATGGATGGGCCAGAGGGGAGATGTGTAGAATGAAGAAGTGttaggtcagattttttttttcttcttttaaatgtgtgtgagagagaaaaacccGAGGTTTTAGCCCTTATCAGCTGGAAGGGTAGATGCTCCATCACCTGAGACAGAGAAGTCAGGTTGGataacaagattttatttgttgctcATGTCTAAGTTGTTCCAGAGAACAGTGAATGGAAGTGATAAGTGAGCTGCTGGACACAGGACTGGACTTCTGTGGAGGGGTTCATGGTGACGACAACCACAAAGTAGAAAATGGTGTACAGGTTGGATTAGGAGGAAGAATATACACATCACAATGACAGTGCAGTTACTGAGTTAGGAAGGTGATGGTGGAAGGCCAAGGACTGGGTGGGGGACCAGAGTTGTGAGACACAGTATGATCCAAAAGAATACTGTGTACATGGAAAGTAGCATGGACTGATGGCTTCTGGGTCCTGGTATCAGGGACTTAAAGGATAAAGATGAGCCCAACTTTGGTTGTCTGGTAGCATGATCTTAGCAACCCCAGGAGAACTGGCTGGCAGGAAGGGGTGGAGGCGGGGTACAGTGCAGCCCTGCAGGCCAGGCCCAGAGCTTAGATGGTGCCTCTCTGAGGCACCACCTGCCTGTTGTTGCTGTTAGTGGGCACAGTAATCAAAGGGACGATTAGGAGAGAGCAGACACCTTTGGCACCTAGTCTCTGTGTTTCCTCTGAATTGAGAAATTAGGTAGGAAGGAATGCAGGGGGGAGATCTGTGGAGGCCTGGATGGGTGTCCTTGGGAGAGAGGCTTCTCATGGACTCGGATCTCTCCATTGGGACAGGGGCAGGTGAACTTTGAGGACGTGGCTGTATACTTCTCCCCGGAGGAGTGGGGGCTCCTTGATGAGGCTCAGAGGCTCCTGTACCGtgatgtgatgctggagaacttGGCACTTATGGCCTCTTTGGGTAAGGCCTCACACCCACCCCAGGGTCCTGTACTGGGCTCTTCCTCTCCCCTATTTCCCAAGGGCAGTCCAGCCCTTCCTGAATCAGAGCTTGTCTTCTCCCGGACTGGAAGCCTCTGTTCAGATCCATGTACCTCTGTGCCCTAATTTGTGCCACCTCCTCTAGCTGATGTTTCTAGTGGCCTGCATGGGTCAGGAATTGCAGGGACCATTTTGGTTACTACTTGTTGAGACCATGAACTATTCATCCAAGACCCTTCTTTGaggttatttttataatacatagTTTTCTTCTCTGAGGGGTGGGTTACCCAGGCTAGTGCTGGCCATTTACCTGTCTTGTCTTATCTTTAGGATATGAATCTTCCATGTCCCATGGATTTGCTTCACTGGAGCTGGGCAGCAAGCCCTGGGGATCTGACTGGGCAGATGTTACTCCAGCCAGGACCAGAGACACTCAGGGTGGGTATGACCTGGGGAATGGGAATGGGGAAGGATGTGATGTTGGGGCTGGGTTCCTGTCATTCCCTAATCTCTCTCCCCACACTTTACTTTGCCATGTACACACTTGTCATTTATGCTCTGACCTTTGGCCTCTGGATgttccccacctctgcctccataTCTGACCTGTTCCTCTCCATTGCTCCTGCTGCAGTGCTCCTCAACATTGGCCTATACTTAGTGTGTTATAAGATGTGCACATACTCCAAATAGTTCTTAAATACCAACTGTTCAGTGGTAGCTATTCAGTAGACACAGCTCTCACCTGTCCCCAGCAGCAAAAGCCTCACTGACATCCTGAAATATTCTTTCTGGGCTGTACCCCACATTTGTGTCCTCTCCTAGTCAAAGCCTcttccattcctttattttttaatttttttaaggactcTTACATTCTATGATCTTTAGATGTCAACTACTGCATAGCAGCCCTTTACTCAACTTGAATTTGGGCCTCTTGTTCTGACAGCAGTCCTATGACCTAGATCTTATTTCTGTTAGACACACATTTATAATGAGGCTACCCCTTCCATCAGTGTCAATTTGTACTTCACCAGCATTTGTCTGCTTTCAGGTTGTTGGCATGGAACAGAGGGTGAGGAGATAGCTTTTAAGCAGAACATTTCTGTGGGAATGTCACAGATCAAGACTCCCAAGACAGGTCCTGCTACCCAGAAGGCCCACCCCTGTGAGACCTGTGGCCTGGTCTTGAAAGACATTTTGTACTTGGCTGAGCACCAGGGAGCACACCCTGGTCAGAAATCATACATGTGTGGGGCATGTGGGAAACAATTCTGGTTCAATGCAAACCTTCACTACCAGAAGCAGCACAATGGAGAGGAACCCTTCAGAGGGGATAAGGGCAGCACCTTACTTGTGAACAGCTGCCCTGTCAAACCATTGGAGATGCCTTTTATGCCAGGGAAAGGTTATAAGGACTTGCCAACTAGCTCAAGCATTTTCCAGCACCATCCCTCTCATAGTAAGTGGAAGCGAAACAGTAATGCCAAATGTGTGGATGCCTTTCACAGTGGACAGAGGCATTATGAGTGCAGCGAATGTGGGAAAACCTTCAGCCGCAAAGACTCACTTGTCCAGCATCAGAGAGtccacactggagaaaggccttatgagtgcAGCGAATGTGGGAAAACCTTCAGCCGCAAACCCATACTTGCTCAGCACCAGAGAATCCACACTGGAGAAATGCCATATGAATGTGGCATATGTGGGAAAGTTTTCAATCACAGTTCCAACCTTATTGTACACCAGAGAGTCCACACTGGAGCAAGGCCTTAcaagtgcagtgaatgtgggaaagcctatAGCCACAAATCCACACTTGTTCAGCATGAGAGTAtccacactggagaaaggccttatgaatgcagtgaatgtgggaaatacTTTGGTCACAAATACAGACTCATTAAACACTGGAGTGTTCATACTGGGGCAAGGCCCTATGAGTGCATTGCATGTGGGAAGTTCTTTAGCCAGAGTTCTGACCTTATTGCACACCAGAGAGTTCACAATGGTGAAAAGCCTTACGTGTGCAACGACTGTGGAAAAGCCTTTAGCCACAAACATGTACTTGTTCAGCATCatagaattcacactggagaaaggccaTATAAGTGCAGTgagtgtgggaaggccttcaggCAAAGAGCTTCTCTCATCCGACATTGGaaagttcacactggagaaaggccttagGATGGCCGGTAATATACCATATTTCCTTGTTCAACATAGTGACTGACAGAAGCTGTGAGATTAGCCTTTGTGAGTAGCCATCAGCCAGAAGTTGAACCTCCTGCATTTAAACATCCACTCTGTTGAGACTTCTGAATGCCAGCTATGTGGGAATCTTTCTGGTGCAGTGTTGCACTTTGTAACCTCACCAGGAGCCTTGCCAGAATTCTGTCACTGCCAGTGTctctgaaaaacaacaacaacaacaaaaacaaacaaacaaacaaaaaacaagctatGTATGGAATGGCAGAGTCCCACATTGTGCATAAGTCATCCCAACATGTTCTAATAGCCAgacatctgcttctcctcccttccctagAGGGAATCATCAGTACCTAGAGCCCATTAAAAATCCTCACTCTTTCCTGCCTTCTCCTCCAACTGGTTTAAGCATGGACATGACCCAGTTTTGGTTAGAaggttgcaatttttttttctttctgctggttACTTATAGAGAAGATTTCCATTTTTCATGGACTTGAACTGATTTTGTTGGTCTCATTTTGTGCTCATGATGGATTCGTTCAGCCTCCAAGTCCCCTACTTTGAAAATTGCCAtctcatctttttctgtttttgcaaCAAATGCCTTAGTTTTAAACTACCTTTAATTTGGAGGATTCTGTTCGCTCTGTGGGTTGTATTGAGAAGAGAGTTGGGCGCTGCCAGCGTGAAGAAAGGAACAACTTTTGTGAGAGTTCAAATGTTTCTCCGTGGTATTAGCAGAATGGCAAGGAACAACTCTCATTTTAGCCTAACTTGCATTACTGCTCAAGGACTCCTATGAATTAGGCCCAGATTGCCAGGCCTAATCTTTTGGCCTGTATGCCAAGGTTTTTTGTGTGATCAAGGTCACCCTGAGCAGTGGGCAGTTGTGACAACCTCTGGTGTATCTGGGAGTGGTATGAATTGGTTCCCTTGTTCCAGAGGGATGTTTCATATTCCCATATTCTCTTTATGGGAACTTGACACACACATCCTGCCCCCAGGACTTGCCGATGCCCCTGAAATCTATTATTTAGTAGGCAGACGTCACTGTCCCCTAAAAAGATAGTTAGGAATCATAATAGGCACAGAGATACTGATGAATTGGGAGTTGGGAACATACTGTAGAGAATGTGACTTTTATACAGGTAAATGCACATATGTTTCTATCACTATGGCTTTGGTATGCAGGTTTACAGAAATTCTCAGGATTCCCGTATTTGTGTCTCTTTTATGGCTACAGTCCCTGTCTGAgcaatttaaacattttctgcaataaactgcacatatttataGTATACAGTTTGATAAGTTTTAATACATGTTTGTGAAGCCAAGTTTTCTGAATTGCCTTATAATCCCTCCTCCCCTTACCCATTCCCAGGCAGCCACTCATCTTGCTTTTTAACTGTAGATTTTTGTTGCATTTCCCAGAATTTTATGTATATGGAAGGATTTATGTACACAGGTAACACTTTAATATATACTGTTATATATCTGGTTTTAACTGCATAATTGCcttgtgattcatcagttttacaTGCATCAGTAGTTCATTCGTTTGCATTCATACTTTTGCTGAAAGTtccatttttagagaaagagttcttttttttttttttttttttatgatagtcacagagagagagaggcagagacatagacagagggagaagcaggctccatgcaccgggagcccgacgtgggatttgatcccaggtctccaggatcgcgccctgggccaaaggcaggcgccaaaccgctgcgccacccagggatccctagagaaaGAGTTCTAAATCAAGTGATCCAATAGAGAgctcacaaaaaaacaaagccatgGTGTCTGTTAAAAACTTTACCTGGAAGTGATGTGTTAACATTCCTGACTTATCCTGTGAGTAGTACAGACTAATCCCAGTATAAAGTGGAAGAggactgggcagccccagtggcacagcggtttagcgcggcctgcagcccagggcgtgatcctggagtcctgggatcgagtcccacgtccggctccctgcatggagcctgcttctccctctgcctgtgtctctgcctctctctctctctctgcatctctatgaataaataaataaaatattttaaaaaataaagaagagggcTCCACAACTGACAATACAAGAAGGTAGGGATTTCTAAGAGGATCTTGGATAGTAGTTTCCACAatcatagggtttttttttttctttacatttttggtCTTTTAATGAATGACATTGactagttttaaaatgttaacctTACATTTCTAAGGTGAGCCCTATTTGGTCATCCTGAATTCTTTTTTATGTACtgtacttacttttttttttttttttttttgcatctgtacTCATGAGGGATGTAATCTCTAATTTTCCTTAAACCCCTCCTGGGTTTAGTTGGTATCACCATAATGCTGGCTTTACACAATAAGTTGGTTAAGTATtccctgatttttaattttgtgaaacaGTTTGTGAAGAATTCGTTATTGTTTCATTATTGTTTTGTAGAAATCACCAGTGAAGTAATTGGGCCTGAGGTTTTATTTTAGGGGAAgatttataattacaaatttaattttgattgtgGATGTAGATCTTTAGTAGGAGTTCTTTTTatcccagcaggaggaaggaagatttCTTCCTCCTCTAGCAATAACCCAGCCAATGAGAAAGCACTATAGTTACAACTCCTAGTTACTCCAGTGGACTTCTCAACTTCCTTTTCCCTCTATAAAAGAGCATTCCTCACCTTTGTTTtctggacttgcctatggttttgctaAAACTTGCTTGCAAATCTcagctattcccaaataaacccattttttgctggtaaaataactggcagttttatttttaagattaacaaGAATAAGAGAGGTGGCATCAGTAAAGACTCTACAGGTACTAAAATAAGAATAGTttgactatttaaataaaatgaacttcttGAATGACACAACCACCAATGCTCACTGTAGGGGATAGAATAGTTTgactacttaaataaaatgaactccTTGAATGACACAAACCACCAATGCTCactctagggggaaaaaaacttacTGGTTTAGTCCCTCAGTACTGGGAAGGTCGTCATGCCCCACATTGGAAGGAAAGTGTGTTGCAAGTGGAAACCACTTAAGGCGACATTTGAGAAATAAGGACAGTTACGAGGGAGAAACAGATTATTGAAGCAtcaagccagcatcaccttattgAGTggtcatttaataataataataaaccctcaacagtcaacaaaatacaaaacaattatGTACACATCAGAAGTAACATAACTCCAAATTGTATGATGGTTCTAAACAAGGACCCTAAGTCTGAAAGTCAAACGAAATATTTAGTGGCACTTACCCCAATTTAGGGGAGAAAGGTTCTCCCTATGAAGGCAAACCTGGAGTGATGTATTTCTCTTGGAAATGTTTGTTAAAAGTTACCATGAAAACAGACTAGTGAATACTGCAAGAGCACAATAGAGTGAACCATTTGGGAGGACACAGTGCAGGTATAAACATGAAGCAACAGCTGATGAACTTTTTGCAAGACAACAAAACTTCAAAGATGTTTTAAAACAGTATTATCtcaaaaaactatttgaaaaaaaaaactatttggagGCAAATGTGTTATTGCTAATACAGCCTATAACATTGCAAATTCAGAGACCATGAATTTAGAGATGAATCCAAAGTCAGTTAATAGTTAAGATGAGACTTCTGAATTCTGAACCTTCTAGCCCctcagaaaaagcaaatgaaaattatctTGACCCAGGATAATGATGCTGTTTCTGAAAGGCCACAATCAAAAGATGTTTCCCTTTTTGCAAGGGCTTGGAAAAATGCAGACAGGGTACTGTCTTTCCATAAAAGAAGCAGCTACAGTGAAAAAGGTATACGGGTTTGTTTTACACATCTTGGGAAAGCTGTCTTCAGATGTCTGTTTCAATTCCAAGAAATTTACTTTCAGGTCACCAAATGATGTGCAGATCCAATCAAAGTTTTGGTGCTTTCTTTAGATGTGTTACAGAAACCCAAGGGTCTGTTCCCTGGAGTTTGATGGCATAAGGATTGCTTAGCACTTCCTGACCAGGGCCTTTCCAGTGAGGCTGATAAGTCTGAAGGTGTCTTTTCCAACAACACCTGGGAGCGCACTGAGAGAAGACTGCTCTACCAAAGCAtagttaacttttttaaaaatatttatttattcatgagaaacacaggcaaagacacaggcagagggagaagcaggctccatgtagggagcctgacatgggacttgatcccaggtctccaggatcaggccctggactgaaggcagcactaaaccactgagccacccgggctgcccagcatacttctctttaatataaatatcaaCTGTGAGTCAAAGAAGGCTGGAGCCAAATGCTTTGAATGTCCTTTGACTACCTCAAAGGGTAAAAGTCTGTGAGTTCCCTAGGGGGTGGATCTGAGGTTTAGAGGAATTAACAGCCATGCTTTTGGCCAAGGTATTTGAGAGTCTCTAGAAGTTTTGCCAATTGAGTTTTAATAGTGCCATTAAGTGGATTTAGCTAACAGGATTAAAGATGATAAGCAAAAACTGGGAAAACAGCACAAAATCATCAAAATACCTGACCACTATTTCAAATGGGTTCTCTGATCACTATGAAGTTTGAGAGAGATTCCACATATAGGGATAGTATCTTtgtttaaagagatttatttatggggatccctgggtggcttggcagtttagcgcctgcctttggcccagggcgtgatcctggggtcccaggattgagtcccatgttgggctccctgcatggagcctgcttctccctctgcctttgtctctgcctctctctttctctgtgtgtctctcatgaataaataaataaaatcttttaaaaaattatttatattggaaggggtgggaaagaaagagggagagaatcttcaagcagattcctcgctgggtatggagcctgacatggggcttgatcccacaactcatgagatgacctgagctgaaaccaaaagttgcaactcaactgactgagccatacaggtgccccTAGGGATAATCTTTTCCAACAGTCACAGAAGAGACATTGGCCTATTTTCAAGGGAAAGCTTTGATCCGTAAGAAAACCCAAACCATAACTAAAACATCTAAATCCATGAGATGGGGTGAGCTGTATGAAATCCATTTGCCAAACCTGAAGTCTGTTGGGTAATTTGAAATGCCCAGGGTCAGTATGGACGGGTACCTAAGACTATATTTTGAACAGGTGGGACAAGTGAGGTAGGTACTTCTGTGGACTTAGTAACTGTTCCTCAGCAACATTGGTTTATGAATGCTATCATTTTCTCAGACAAATGGTTTAATGTGTatgcatttgggttttttttttttaagattgattgactTAGAGAGCCCACAGGTggagaaatgggcagagggagagggagaaagaatcctcaagcagactccccactgaatgtagagccagacatgaggctcaatcacaggaccccgagatcatgacctgagccaacatcaagagttgaCCAaataacctactgagccacccaggcacctgtaaTGTGTATGCATTTGTAAGtagtggaaattttagaacttctGATATGGCTGAATTGTTATGTGTCCCAAACCAAAGTTATCTCTTTTTATTAAGGGAACAATTATATTTCCAATATTGTCTTTCCCCCTTTGTTGCCAATTGCTGGGTATCTCCTGTCAATTTTcccaaaatttatcattttggaGAACATCCCTTTGAACCACGACAAAAATTTGGCTATTCGTTTCCTTGAGAGCAGCATTTGTGGCACAGATACCAGTGAGGTGGGTTGCTTTGGCCCCCAGGGAGTTGGGTCTGGAATGCCCAGAAAATTTACTAATATCCAGAGTAGCTGGCAGAAGTATGGCATCTAAAAAATTTTGGATATAGGAACCATTTTTAACATTATTCCAATTGGAGGTAAGGACACATTGTTGTTTCTATAATATTCCAAAAGTCATAAGCTACCTCAAAGACATATCGGCTATAGGTATAAATGTTTGTGGAGTTTTACTCTTGGGTGAGATACAAGCTCAAGTGAGGGCATAGGACTCAGCTTTTGGGCTGAAGTAGTCAAAAGTAAAAGTTCTGCCTCAGTGACGTCAAAGGGTGTTGTAGTAGCATACCCAGCACGATATTTacaattttcattctttaaataagAACCATCAGTAAACCATGAAAAATCTGCATCGGTTAGAGGAGTTTCCTGTTAAGTTCTCATGAAGATTCAAAAAGTACCTGTCAACATTAAGCAGTTGTGAGGGGTTTCATCTGGATCGAAATGTAGTCCTTGTTTCAAGATCAGACACCCTAAGTATCTAACCTGAGACCGAGtaaattgcattttttctttgAGGACTTTATGTCCTTTTAA from Canis lupus dingo isolate Sandy chromosome 1, ASM325472v2, whole genome shotgun sequence encodes the following:
- the ZNF772 gene encoding zinc finger protein 772 isoform X1, encoding MTPSHQRAFPGPQVPVAAAALKDLAQVRMNSEVIMGPAQGQVNFEDVAVYFSPEEWGLLDEAQRLLYRDVMLENLALMASLGYESSMSHGFASLELGSKPWGSDWADVTPARTRDTQGCWHGTEGEEIAFKQNISVGMSQIKTPKTGPATQKAHPCETCGLVLKDILYLAEHQGAHPGQKSYMCGACGKQFWFNANLHYQKQHNGEEPFRGDKGSTLLVNSCPVKPLEMPFMPGKGYKDLPTSSSIFQHHPSHSKWKRNSNAKCVDAFHSGQRHYECSECGKTFSRKDSLVQHQRVHTGERPYECSECGKTFSRKPILAQHQRIHTGEMPYECGICGKVFNHSSNLIVHQRVHTGARPYKCSECGKAYSHKSTLVQHESIHTGERPYECSECGKYFGHKYRLIKHWSVHTGARPYECIACGKFFSQSSDLIAHQRVHNGEKPYVCNDCGKAFSHKHVLVQHHRIHTGERPYKCSECGKAFRQRASLIRHWKVHTGERP
- the ZNF772 gene encoding zinc finger protein 772 isoform X2, with the protein product MSHGFASLELGSKPWGSDWADVTPARTRDTQGCWHGTEGEEIAFKQNISVGMSQIKTPKTGPATQKAHPCETCGLVLKDILYLAEHQGAHPGQKSYMCGACGKQFWFNANLHYQKQHNGEEPFRGDKGSTLLVNSCPVKPLEMPFMPGKGYKDLPTSSSIFQHHPSHSKWKRNSNAKCVDAFHSGQRHYECSECGKTFSRKDSLVQHQRVHTGERPYECSECGKTFSRKPILAQHQRIHTGEMPYECGICGKVFNHSSNLIVHQRVHTGARPYKCSECGKAYSHKSTLVQHESIHTGERPYECSECGKYFGHKYRLIKHWSVHTGARPYECIACGKFFSQSSDLIAHQRVHNGEKPYVCNDCGKAFSHKHVLVQHHRIHTGERPYKCSECGKAFRQRASLIRHWKVHTGERP